AATGCCGTGTTACACAAATCAGAATATTCTCAGTTAAGAACTGAAATTctatgcaaaataaaaaatactatgcaaattacattcatcatcatcatcatcatcatcatcactaccatatcaggGTCActaatgtcacaactcacatggttgtatattgATACAATATGCAcccaacaccataaaatatcatcagtcatcacgttatgtccttatttatttggtacatttcaaagcgattttaatacaaaaaaaatatacttaatgttgtatCAAAATAcatttgaaacaacattaaatatattatcaatctttataattttgaagtcggtgccagttccaaaagtttcaaatattctgtcagagaactaaagattcagctatctggtaccgacttcaaaatgatgaagattgagtacagaaataattgaggtttagccgaattcggataaaggcactattagataggaaaaattatttaatactttttagttcatattataaggatgttattattgtttttaccttggaagtcggttttaattatGTCTAAGGTCTAACAGAATGCTAAATTCGGTTCATTATTAGGATTAAGGTATGGCGGTATCCACAAACATAATTATTAGCCTCACAATCCTGCGTCACGGTAAGAGGATAATAAGTACCTAGACAAAATTATATATTGATTTGTGTTTATCACTTACcagcataaaaataaatatggcaTTAAAGATGCTGTGGTTGCTATAAGTAGTAATTTCCAATCCCGTAATCCCCAAAAGATTAAGGCCATCAATGCCATCCCAATGCTGTACGATGCAAAACGTAGCGTGGTTATTACAGTTCTTCTTGAAGACGATGAAAATTCTACAGATATTAATGACGCTGATTGGGGCACTGACCAGGACGGAAAAGCAGATATAATGCACCCtatcataaatataatatacgagTTTTTACCTATCAAAGACAAAAATCTACCAGCTATAATCATAAATAAAGATAGCAGTAACGTTGGCCGACGACCCCACCTACaaaggtaaataaaatatattaatagttttagagacaataataataatattattatatcagatGCTAGTTGCTACTATTTTGATACTAACGCATCGCCTAGCCATCCAAAGACAATGGATCCAAGGGTTTCACCTATTTTACTGAAGCTCAAGATATTAGCAACGTACAATTCGTTTCCACAAACCCAGTTGTTCTCTGTGCTTACAGTCGATTCGTACCAAGTTTTATCATAAACGAAATCGTTACAATCTGAAATAAGTGTTTaatcacataaaaaaataattaagtaatattatttactatgtTAGATGACCTGTTGAACTACGTATCACTTTTCTCCAAatataaacctttcctggacttccacaaacattttaaaactgAAATTAGAAttatcggttcagccgttcttgagatttagcataagtaacaaattttaaaataaatttatgtatatttatatagatagatatgaACAAAGTATTTATTAGGTTTATTAAATCATTTaacaacaataaatattattattccaaTGTTTACGTAATTGTTtgtagatttaaaattaatgtattaatTAGTATTATACTATCGCAAATTACCCTGAGAAGCAACCATAAAATAATGCTCACCTTTTGTATGGTTATGATTATCTGTCGAAGTAAATAGTAAACAACTATCAAAATGAACTTCTCCTGCTATATCAATAtatctgtaaaaataaaataaagacaaaaATGAAAATGCAGCAAAGAATTTTGTGAATTTATTGGTTTGATGACGAAACGATGTGGCAgacataaatacttaaaaaatatttttcctttaaTTCGCGAATTATGCCTGATAACATTCATTCTTTCCTATGTAATAAACATGATAATTTTAAGCAATAATTGTACTGACTTAACTCTATAAGTATATAAGATGTTaatgtaaacaccgttatccttgaaaccaccaaatgagcccgtcaaaatgaacaacattttctatgtaaacaatgctgggaactcaagaaatccgtcttcatacccatacaagtattgttctcatagaaaaaggtGTTCTTTTTgatgggctcatttgatggtttcaaggataacggtgtttacactaacacactatTTAGACATTTTATACTTAAGTTCTATTATTTACTGTAAGAATggataaattaagaaattaaaaaaaaccgccaaAAAGCTTTAATATTCATAAGTGTCATGAaccagaatgcaaaatataaaacccatcgaacgactgcaagttgctaatcggcctatcggatggggaaacgctgccgacattaatacaatatttgtgctgcagaagcgagccatacgttctagttataaaatgtctgctttagaatctctgagatataaatttaaagaaattggtattctaactgttgcttctcaatacattttggataatgtaatatatatttattagaaaaaatataagtagttaaaagtgacattcactctaggaatactagaaataagcacaagctagatgccggtgatcagacttagtaaagtcagtaaatcttttaaaggattgttgtaaaggcgtatacgcctttacaacaaaattccagaaaacgttcaaaatctttccattaataaatttaaaaaagtagttaaagaacgtttgtgtgccaaagcctattataaggtcaatgatttcataaacgatggcacaccttgagagtaggatggcttcttgcaaggctactttttcattattataggatttacaattatgtatgtggatattgtatataatatttagttacaaaattgtaaactttattttaaaagattaatttctcactttttttggtaaaaaagtgggccccgtgcgagtttcttacgccggttcttctcgccgggttagttcccgaaccggtggtaggcatcatgtaggacattctgaatatttattttattcagaaataaaacaattttgattttgatttttgattttggttCATGATAAACCGTGATATTTCAGcaatgagcaggctgatgatgatgaactatagctaagaatactctcgatcatgtcagctttcaaacaaaaaaactagatcaaaattggtccacccctttggatgctacgatgccacagacagacagacggacagacacgtcaaacttataacacccctctttttggtcgggggttaaaaatcgtacatacatacatttgatGTAGTTACtcgtagttttaaatattttgataatatgtatttttattgtgtACTAATTTCTACACACacatacaatgtgtcccgacaccagttTCCGAGCCTTGAATGTAATCATATAATATGGCATTTTTTATCAAGCGAATTCGTCGATAAaaatgccataatattataacattacgTTCAAGGCACGGACACTGGTGTCAAGACACATTGTATAGAGTTGAAAAGAAGGAATGCGATCGCGTTGTTTAATATTGTCAGCTGTATGATGTATAGTTCATTACATTAATTTTACCGACTTATTTTACCTTAACGGGTCATGTatgatgtataataatatattatagagtgGTTTTCATTCGGATTAGTTAAGTAATAAGATATTGAATCTTGAGTAAGCTGAGAGATCTATCAAAATCTGACGGCGAATTAAATTAATTCTCAGTTTTGCCGTGGAACTTCTTTGATGACGCCTACATTACGTTTggcttaaattataatatgtatattatacagACTTACGtgggtatatttttttgtttccatGAGTATTCAGTAATGTTTTCAGAATTATCGGGTATTTTGCACATATGCGGAACAATTGTAAGGCACAATATAATGTTTGTGTATACCATGCTCCATAGTAGCACCAGGCCGACATTATAAAGAATATCGTACTGTTTTTGGTACCTATTGTTATTTCCTATTTCCACAAGGGCGCGATCGTAAACTGAATCCATCGTTTGCACCCTACTTCTCTAACTGTAGCACATGTTATCAATGGGTAAATtagtgaattataaaatcagaCAGTTATCATTATTTGACTAAATATTATCGTTGAGCTAATTTGTTTTACGCCTATCATTTATCAACTATCAACAAGGCTTATGTAGCTCTCTCATGCCGATAACAACATTGATACTtatgacttttgtatgaaggTATGCTATATTAAATGTATCTAAACCGGTATCCAATTATTGCTTTTGCATAATAAAGATGATGATAAGGTAAAAGATTAACagattttttcaataaaataacacttatgtaatttttatgagccttcaaagttagatagtcaagtcaattttttaaataaaatttataaatatatatttgtataacATTCGATtcgttatgcaatttataacaatttttcttatgaaaccaCCTCCAAAAACGAACAAAGTCTTCCCGTAATgcatatctatatataaaaatgaatttccaattattgtgttagtaacgctataactcgataacggctgaaccgattatgctaattttagtcttaaaataatccttgaagtccaggga
This DNA window, taken from Aricia agestis chromosome 11, ilAriAges1.1, whole genome shotgun sequence, encodes the following:
- the LOC121731607 gene encoding organic cation transporter protein isoform X2 — protein: MDSVYDRALVEIGNNNRYQKQYDILYNVGLVLLWSMVYTNIILCLTIVPHMCKIPDNSENITEYSWKQKNIPTYIDIAGEVHFDSCLLFTSTDNHNHTKDCNDFVYDKTWYESTVSTENNWVCGNELYVANILSFSKIGETLGSIVFGWLGDAWGRRPTLLLSLFMIIAGRFLSLIGKNSYIIFMIGCIISAFPSWSVPQSASLISVEFSSSSRRTVITTLRFASYSIGMALMALIFWGLRDWKLLLIATTASLMPYLFLCWKLIESPRWLHTRGRNKECVRALKLIAEKNRMNLTAETEAELLMSIPDVDKACITLNYTVLVLRAGEKSDGNPFVNFAWQCVVEVPSNFIGAWLADSIGRRKTGAISNLITAAMWAIILLRDTTSISLIRHWLFSSIIVIIGRLSIFVSYYALSLFSIELYPTGLRQTGMAYGNIISSCASAVAPYILFMGRRYDIRVPAIILTIASIIAVASSLLLPETLNVKLPETLEEAQNFGKRSKAYEPTDIQAKDNLLPLQEIKK